Proteins encoded together in one Argiope bruennichi chromosome 1, qqArgBrue1.1, whole genome shotgun sequence window:
- the LOC129957388 gene encoding tyrosine-protein kinase CSK-like, protein MHASKVDDYNMNQERTSQRGWQPGTEVVARYSFKGSSEEDLVFQKGDIMTIVTPTKDPNWYKARHVDCREGLIPANYIQKRSEVKLHAMPWFHGKITRDEAEQLLQPREDGLFLVRESTNFPGDYTLCVCYKNKVEHYRVIYKENKLTIDEEEYFENLSRLVEHYQKDADGLCTRLKLSVPKKGGPEFSVDSQEFEKAGWTIKLDDLKLGEVLGKGEFGDVVLGCFRGQKVAVKVLKDNSKAAQTFLAEASVMTSLSHRNLVQLLGVVFNWPSIYIVTEYMSKGSLVDYLRSRGRLHVTKKDQINFAADACAGMEYLESRQVVHRDLAARNVLISDENVAKVCDFGLAREKSFNLEGGKFPIKWTAPEALRHSKFSNKSDMWSFGILLWEIYSFGRVPYPRIPLADVVKHVEKGYRMEAPEGCPSDIYDIMKQAWDLEPDNRPTFADVLKRLEQIRAITD, encoded by the exons AT GCATGCTTCTAAGGTAGATGATTATAATATGAATCAGGAAAGAACATCTCAAAGG ggttGGCAACCTGGTACTGAAGTTGTAGCCCGATATAGTTTCAAAGGCAGTTCAGAAGAAGATTTAGTTTTTCAGAAAGGAGATATAATGACCATAGTTACTCCAACTAAa GATCCAAATTGGTATAAAGCTCGGCATGTGGATTGTAGGGAAGGGCTTATTCCTGCAAACTATATACAAAAGCGATCAGAAGTTAAGTTGCATGCTATGCC CTGGTTTCATGGTAAAATTACTCGAGATGAGGCTGAACAACTTCTACAACCGAGGGAAGATGGTCTTTTTCTAGTGCGAGAAAGTACCAACTTCCCTGGTGATTATACTCTATGTGTCTGTTACAAAAATAAGGTGGAACATTATAGAGTCATCTATAAAGAGAATAAGCTAACAATAGATGAAGaagagtattttgaaaatttgtcaaGATTGGTTGAg CATTATCAAAAGGATGCTGATGGTCTCTGTACAAGACTAAAGCTTTCTGTTCCTAAGAAAGGAGGGCCAGAGTTTTCTGTGGATTCACAGGAATTTGAAAAGGCTGGATGGACAATAAAATTAGATGACTTAAAACTAGGAGAAGTTTTAGGAAAGGGGGAATTTGGTG ATGTTGTTCTTGGCTGCTTTCGAGGTCAAAAAGTGGCTGTGAAAGTTTTGAAAGATAATAGTAAAGCTGCCCAAACTTTCCTAGCCGAAGCATCTGTCATGAC tTCCTTGTCCCATAGAAATTTGGTTCAGCTTCTTGGTGTGGTATTTAACTGGCCTTCCATTTATATTGTCACTGAATATATGTCAAAAGGGTCTTTAGTAGATTACTTACGATCAAGGGGACGATTGCATGTTACAAAGAAAGACCAGATAAACTTTGCAGc agatgCTTGTGCTGGCATGGAATATTTGGAGTCCCGCCAGGTAGTTCATAGAGATTTGGCAGCTCGAAATGTTTTAATATCAGATGAAAATGTAGCTAAG GTATGTGATTTTGGTCTAGCTCGAGAAAAGTCATTCAATTTGGAAGGAGGGAAATTTCCTATCAAGTGGACTGCACCAGAAGCCCTGAGGCATAGT aaattttctaacAAATCTGATATGTGGAGTTTTGGAATTTTGTTATGGGAAATATATTCATTTGGCAGAGTGCCTTATCCAAGGATT CCTTTGGCTGATGTTGTGAAACATGTTGAGAAAGGCTATCGGATGGAAGCTCCTGAGGGCTGTCCTTCAGACATTTATGATATTATGAAACAAGCGTGGGATTTGGAACCAGATAACAGGCCTACATTTGCTGATGTCTTAAAGAGACTTGAACAGATAAGGGCAATTACAGATTGA